One window from the genome of Anopheles coluzzii chromosome X, AcolN3, whole genome shotgun sequence encodes:
- the LOC120961030 gene encoding early growth response protein 1 encodes MTPAQKNAYLEAHMAVQQQMAQAALQLQHQHHQQQLQQQHLQQQHSLSYNRAAKKTKISHDPHQLLQQGSHQSQQHQHQPGSSPSAHPNPTVSHYINTIKVPQINAGTHASASNAVINTAAPAGTVTSTTTATSSARITSTGSTSGNSIGRDGGGCSSGSSGSSTFTVPDDVGMGFEGGVRVLQSLGNWSPEIPPNIPRPNLIPFTEPYAEGGSMHPATRLKALQQVHQSSAAAVAAATVATSSALRSKASSVKSKASGTTADPTASSKPVFECSVCGKGLARKDKLTIHMRIHTGEKPYVCEVCDRAFARRDKLVIHMNKFKHITPTNIAPLGKRQNRSFTIVEKDEFKGEDNTSPMQTNHQTVVTTVVNNIAIQNQHQQQNQSNNQLSQQQQLVPSSLHVQPTASDESQLGSIGFDQSHHSLSWPCELCGRMFGSREEWTVHAKSHLEFETSSRMAKY; translated from the exons ATGACTCCCGCACAAAAAAATGCCTATCTCGAAGCTCATATGGCCGTACAACAGCAGATGGCTCAAGCTGCATTGCAGCTTCAACATCAGCATCACCAACAACaactgcaacagcagcatctcCAGCAACAACATAGCCTTAGCTATAATCGAGCTgcaaagaaaaccaaaatcaGCCACGACCCTCATCAACTTCTACAGCAAGGATCGCATCAAtcacagcagcatcagcatcaacCGGGGAGTTCGCCCTCTGCCCATCCGAATCCGACTGTCAGCCATTACATAAACACGATAAAGGTGCCGCAAATTAACGCCGGTACGCACGCAAGTGCTTCCAATGCGGTCATTAAcactgctgctcctgctggaACGGttaccagcaccaccactgccactAGTTCCGCAAGAATTACTTCTACAGGAAGTACTAGCGGAAACAGTATTGGCCGTGACGGTGGCGGTTGTAGCAGTGGTAGCAGTGGAAGCAGCACCTTCACCGTGCCTGATGACGTCGGGATGGGATTTGAAGGTGGAGTACGCGTTCTTCAAAGTTTAGGGAATTG GTCACCGGAGATTCCACCCAACATACCGCGACCGAACCTGATACCATTCACGGAACCGTATGCCGAGGGTGGTTCTATGCACCCGGCAACGCGACTAAAGGCCTTGCAGCAAGTGCACCAGtcatcagctgctgctgttgcagctgCAACAGTCGCTACTTCTAGCGCCTTACGTTCAAAAGCGTCTTCAGTGAAAAGCAAGGCATCCGGGACGACAGCGGACCCTACTGCCTCGTCTAAACCGGTATTCGAGTGCTCCGTGTGTGGAAAAGGGTTAGCACGCAAGGATAAATTGACCATCCACATGCGCATACATACCGGCGAAAAGCCGTACGTCTGCGAAGTGTGCGATCGAGCGTTTGCGCGCCGTGACAAACTGGTGATACACATGAATAAGTTCAAACACATAACCCCAACGAATATAGCTCCACTCGGCAAGCGTCAGAATCGTTCATTCACGATAG TGGAAAAGGATGAGTTTAAAGGAGAAGACAATACATCACCAATGCAGACCAACCATCAGACAGTAGTGACGACCGTCGTAAACAATATTGCAAttcaaaatcaacatcaacaacagaaCCAGTCGAATAATCAGCTgtctcaacaacaacaactagtTCCTTCTAGCCTGCATGTGCAACCCACTGCATCCGACGAATCACAATTGGGAAGTATCGGTTTTGATCAGTCACACCATTCGTTGTCGTGGCCGTGTGAACTATGCGGCCGAATGTTTGGTTCCCGAGAAGAATGGACTGTGCACGCTAAAAGCCATCTAGAG